A single window of Aphidius gifuensis isolate YNYX2018 linkage group LG1, ASM1490517v1, whole genome shotgun sequence DNA harbors:
- the LOC122860831 gene encoding putative uncharacterized protein DDB_G0277255, which yields MRIKMPAVRIAQAETSQGTIPPDTVQCGGCRVSYPLGEILRFIEHKVNHCRNNLQGCHSPPLTKAHEDSDPEDALGLKLIDTEKLNSVPSISAPINKRCVRIESPPTPQSSNTNDSGSPIELRASASSTPKRRTEGCDDDKDDLPKKAKTESVDADTNTINSEPRCLQCSQCSRRLNSAWELIQHSQSIHGTRLYGTTNSSGNSLSNTPAPSPSTPTPSHSHHLSPPNHLNLSCKSSGSSSAANSSGGNGVGNGSGGSGGCNNTSGGSNNSRQQTLQTSTSSLVGDPLHSFLRLPQHLERSFPPMFRPDFLTLNPLAGYRGLQDLQTATRNLQNLGDPLRGMDGLNLGDPLVRSSLDTLTNNARNLVNLSELTHGRGLTGQTHTPQLEANLDFYSARLRSLANPSLGAAPPNSSVNNQSIVTGVQQQQPSLQPSSQSSQSQQQPPQPPSSLSSSTSSTSSSASSSLSHREQLHHHQQQQITLDSSKSPVSTNLTSHVLSQKENSPPSYTQSPTSGNNNNNNNNSNINNNNININNNNNNSNINNNNNNNSTESDKLNLQVTTTPIINESNETVYTCEVCDKKFRFQSNLIVHRRSHEEKERQYQDTTNQDITHCDLCNLEFSNYNDLCKHMRKLHQDTINASSPQGSVETVPDDGSSCDDNMDLDDVDDNDDNKLINDDTTEENTPEDLSTTQGQSSDDNNCRIDIKPSLVGDLMEKFGLNNIAQYSEAYRQALQENHRGSYLKNDKIKNITTTINNNNKEKDTLSPINFNNTTNLNINTATTPPTTLTTTTTTTPPTTNNNLFSGQGYTRTSGHDFGGLWLPTPHYLDNNEFRKINKATTSSLTLQGLPSPLLKKERNGRNDTCEFCGKVFKNCSNLTVHRRSHTGEKPYKCELCSYACAQSSKLTRHMKTHGRHGKDTYKCRFCEMPFSVPSTLEKHMRKCVVVVQQGTKGLGLSYPGSQDEDSSLSTKDT from the exons CGGAAACGTCACAAGGAACAATACCACCGGACACAGTACAGTGTGGTGGTTGTCGTGTATCATATCCACTTGGTGAAATTCTACGTTTTATTGAACACAAAGTAAATCATTGTCGTAATAATTTACAAGGTTGTCACAGTCCACCATTAACAAAAGCACATGAAGATTCAGATCCAGAAGATGCACTtggattaaaattaattgatacagaaaaattaaattcagtaCCAAGTATATCAGCACCAATTAATAAACGTTGTGTACGTATTGAAAGTCCACCAACACCACAATCTAGTAATACTAATGACAGTGGTAGTCCAATTGAATTACGTGCCAGTGCAAGTTCAACACCAAAGAGAAGAACTGAGggttgtgatgatgataaagatgattTACCCAAAAAAGCTAAAACTGAATCTGTTGATGCTGATACAAATACCATTAATTCCG AGCCAAGATGTCTACAGTGTTCACAATGTTCGCGACGTTTAAATTCAGCATGGGAATTAATTCAACACTCACAAAGTATACATGGTACAAGATTATATGGTACAACAAATTCAAGTGgaaattcattatcaaatacACCAGCACCAAGTCcatcaacaccaacaccaaGTCATTCACATCATTTAAGTCCGCCCAATCATCTTAATTTAAGTTGTAAATCAAGTGGTAGTTCATCAGCTGCAAATTCATCTGGTGGAAATGGTGTTGGAAATGGTAGCGGTGGAAGTGGTGGTTGTAATAATACAAGTGGTGGTAGTAATAATAGTCGTCAACAAACATTAcaaacatcaacatcatcattggTTGGTGATCCATTACACAGTTTTTTAAGATTACCACAACATCTTGAACGTAGTTTTCCACCAATGTTTAGACCagattttttaactttaaatccATTAGCTGGTTATCGTGGCTTACAAGATTTACAAACAGCAACAAGAAATTTACAAAATCTTGGTGATCCATTACGTGGTATGGATGGTTTAAATCTTGGTGATCCACTTGTTAGAAGTTCACTTGATACATTAACAAATAATGCAAgaaatttagttaatttaagTGAATTAACACATGGTAGAGGTCTTACTGGACAAACACATACACCACAACTTGAAGCTAATCTGGATTTTTATTCAGCGCGTCTAAGGAGCCTCGCTAACCCATCCTTAGGCGCGGCTCCTCCAAATTCATCCgtaaataatcaatcaatcgTTACTGGGGTTCAGCAACAACAGCCATCATTACAACCATCATCCCAATCATCacaatcacaacaacaaccaccacaaccaccatcatcattatcatcatcaacatcatcaacctcatcatcagcatcatcatcattatcacacAGAGAACaattacatcatcatcaacaacagcaaatAACATTGGACTCATCAAAAAGTCCAgtatcaacaaatttaacaTCACATGTACTAtcacaaaaagaaaattcaccACCATCATATACTCAAAGTCCAACTAGtggcaacaacaacaacaataacaacaatagcaatattaacaataataatattaatattaataataataataataatagcaacattaataataataacaataacaattcaacagaaagtgataaattaaatttacaagtaacaacaacaccaattATAAATGAGTCAAATGAAACAGTATATACATGTGAAGtatgtgataaaaaatttagatttcaATCAAATTTGATTGTACATAGACGTAGCCATGAAGAGAAAGAACGTCAATATCAAGACACAACAAATCAAGATATAACACATTGTGATTTATGTAATTtagaattttcaaattataatgatttatGTAAACACATGAGAAAGCTACATCAAGATACAATAAATGCATCAAGTCCACAGGGTAGTGTTGAAACAGTACCAGATGATGGCTCAAGTTGTGATGATAATATGGatcttgatgatgttgatgataatgatgataataaattaataaatgatgatacaaCTGAAGAAAATACACCAGAAGATTTAAGTACAACACAAGGACAAAGtagtgatgataataattgtcgtattgatattaaaccaAGTTTAGTTGGTgatttaatggaaaaatttggtttaaataatattgcacAATATTCAGAGGCATATAGACAAGCATTACAAGAAAATCATCGTggtagttatttaaaaaatgataaaattaaaaatataacaacaacaattaataataataataaagaaaaagatacattatcaccaattaattttaataatacaacaaatttaaatataaatacagcaacaacaccaccaacaacattaacaacaacaacaacaacaacaccaccaacaacaaataataatttattttctggaCAAGGTTATACACGTACTAGTGGACATGATTTTGGTGGTTTATGGCTACCAACACCTCATTATTTAGATAACAATGAATttcgtaaaataaataaagcaacAACATCAAGTTTAACACTACAAGGTTTACCAAgtccattattaaaaaaagaaagaaatggAAGAAATGATACATGTGAATTTTGTggtaaagtatttaaaaattgttcaaaTTTAACTGTTCATAGACGTTCACATACTGGTGAAAAACCATATAAATGTGAATTATGTTCATATGCATGTGCACAAAGTTCAAAATTAACAAGACATATGAAAACTCATGGTAGACATGGTAAAGATACATATAAATGTCGTTTTTGTGAAATGCCATTTTCTGTACCAAGTACACTTGAAAAACATATGAGAAaatgtgttgttgttgtacaaCAAGGAACAAAAGGTTTAGGATTATCATATCCAGGTAGTCAAGATGAAGATTCATCATTAAGTACTAAAGATACTTGA